The proteins below are encoded in one region of Manis pentadactyla isolate mManPen7 chromosome 2, mManPen7.hap1, whole genome shotgun sequence:
- the LOC118910379 gene encoding proline-rich protein 18-like has protein sequence MELKSGVAFRRDSSWGNSAPPSSEASSPRLEVAPAFRTNTGSELGTAPGDRRGSSTAVSSESTHSCHARVAGGAPREQPEPGTPPRLPFPQHRRARTGAARRGGTQGAPNSPSAVILPTFPPRGGLQEGVIPARTSTCPADPYVHPQQATGRKLCSAGASDEPQGARSSTRGTGDWSTRGLWGRGQAPVPGPQVHVKVRQQVPGV, from the exons ATGGAGTTAAAATCTGGGGTCGCGTTCCGAAGGGATAGTTCTTG GGGCAATTCGGCCCCGCCCTCATCCGAAGCCTCGAGCCCCAGGCTGGAGGTGGCACCGGCCTTCAGAACAAACACGGGCTCCGAGCTGGGGACGGCGCCCGGTGACCGCCGCGGGAGCTCCACTGCAGTTTCGTCAGAG AGCACCCACTCCTGTCACGCGCGGGTCGCCGGAGGGGCTCCCAGGGAGCAGCCAGAGCCCGGGACGCCGCCTcgccttcccttcccccagcatcGCCGAGCGCGCACCGGGGCCGCGCGCCGCGGGGGGACCCAGGGGGCCCCAAACAGTCCTTCCGCCGTCATCCTGCCCACCTTCCCCCCCCGGGGGGGACTCCAGGAAGGTGTTATCCCCGCCCGCACGTCCACGTGCCCCGCAGACCCCTATGTCCATCCACAGCAGGCAACTGGCAGGAAACTCTGCTCTGCGGGCGCCAGTGATGAGCCGCAGGGGGCCAGAAGCAGCACGCGGGGTACCGGAGACTGGAGCACTAGGGGACTCTGGGGTAGGGGGCAGGCGCCTGTGCCGGGGCCCCAAGTCCACGTGAAAGTACGGCAGCAAGTGCCGGGAGTCTGA